The Oncorhynchus kisutch isolate 150728-3 linkage group LG8, Okis_V2, whole genome shotgun sequence DNA segment caatgagagagagagagaacagagagacagaaataacAGAGGGGTAGAACATgaaggagagaacacacagagagagggagagagagagggagagagagcacagagagacagaaagaacagAGGGGTAGAACATgaaggagagaacacacagagagagggagagagagagagagcacagagagacagaaagaacagAGGGGTAGAACATGAAGGAGagaacacacagggagagagagagagagagataacagagagacagaaagaacagAGGGGTAGAACGTgaaggagagaacacacagagagagggagagagagagagagcacagagagatgtagagaaaTCTGCAAGGAAAGCGGCTCATTCTGATCATATGTGGCAGACATGTCCAAACTGATCCCCTGCATGGGCCCTGAAACCTGCCACAGCTCACGCCCCATCACTTGCACTTAACACCTTTCCCACTCTGCTCTGCTGTAAAGCCACCCCTATCTCACCTCAGTCTCAGCGTTGGTCATAGATAGCCTTAGTATATTACTGTGCGCCTGATAGTTCAAtgagtatgtatgtatgactCCAATATCTACACCAGCATACTACTTAGTATAAAGCAATGTATTGGACATTTGAGTGGCTCCGGTGGTGCCAGTGTTGATAGATCCATATGTTTTTGATGTAAATATCCTACAGGTAAGTACACCTTTGCGAGTCTACGGAAATCTACTTTAAGCCCCCGCTTCAGACTACTATAAACCACAATAGACTGcctcaaacccccccccccctttcagacCCCCTAAACCTTCCTGTGGGATCCATTTCCGTTTCCTGCACCCTAGCTGAATACCAGGCCTGCGTCTTCGGCCATTTCGGGCGAAGCCCGTCACCATACTAGAAAGCCATGATTCTGTGTTATTCCTTCAGAATTAAGAAAGGCACATGCAAGATGTTCTTCatcgtgggggggggggtgtctttcTTCATcgtcaccacccccccccccccccttctccccacTTTTGGTAATTATAAACCTCTGAAATAAAAGATAAGCCACAGATGAAGACTTAGAGATTAATGTTCCGGCGACTTGATTCCACCGGCTGAAATGTCAGAGATGAAGTGAGCAATCAGTGTGTTGATAAAAACCCAAGTGCGTGTGGACCCCTTTCATAGAGATAGCAGACCCCCGTGTCTAtagcccccctccctctctgccacaTGCAGGTTTTTTATTACGTGCGTATCTAAACTGAAACTTCTCCAAACTGTAAGGATGCTAAgaaggctgtatcacatccggcagtgattgggagtcccacagggtggtgcacaattggcccagcgtcatccggatttggccggagtaggccgtcattgtaaataagaatttgttcttaactgacttgcctagttaaataaaggttaaattaaatataaatatgagTAAGATGAGGGGGAGTGAAAGAGCCTGTAATTTGATGAACAAGATATTTCTATTGAATGTgatctgtctcgctctctatttctctctatctcgctctctctctctctctccagttgtcttgataaaCTCTCCATATACCTCGTAGAGCAACAGTACTGTAGTTGTGTTCTGATCCCCAGCTCACTCTGTAGCGAGTGATAGCACCTGAACCAGGAGTCACATAATGACGGGTCTCTTGTAAACTTCATCTCCCTTGTTCCCCAGGAGGATTGAGTAACCCAACAAAGACTTTGCTTATACAGCTTGTGCGTGTGAATTTGactggatgtgtgtgtgcttgtaacGTCTATgcctcagtttgtgtgtgtgttttgaaaagCTGTAGAAGAAGTTTTCCTCTTGCCATGCTCCATTAATATTGATGTGAGGCGTTttcagaaatgaacagtaaacattacacaaaagAATGGAGATTTGTTGTGTTATATTCCGTGTTTTAACAATGTGCGAATAGTTGAAGTACAAAATATGGGTTCTATTTACAGCCGTGCCCAATCtccttcactggttgaccttttcttgtggcaacaggtcacaaatcttgctgctgtgatggaacactgcagcagggtagcctagtggttagcgcattggactagtaaccggaaggttgcaagttcaaacttttgagctgacaaggtacaaatctgtcgttctgaacaggcagttcctaggctgtcattgaaaataagaatttgttcttaactgacttgcctagtaaaatatataaaaagatatTTCACctgatatgggagtttatcaaaatttgatttgttttcaaattctttgtgtgcCTGTATCTGAAGGAAATCACTCTCTCTGAATAATTGCTCTCCCAGGTAGAGGCTTGTTCTCCCCCCCTGCAGTGTCGTCTAATGCCGTGTTGGCTTTTGGGTGCTGGGAGGGCTAGCCGCTTAGCTGTGTAGTGCTGCGTTGGGGGAAAGCAGCCCCGTCTCCCAGGAATGCCCTATTGGGCACGGCTGAAGAATGAGCTTTTGTTGCTCCTGTTGTTCCTCCCGGGATGTTTTGGCTGCCGAGAGCTGTCGGGATGACAGGAATAGGGTAAGGCGTATCCCAGGCAATTCTCTGATGGTTGGGAGGGGAATTAGGCCGGAGCGTTTTGGTTAGCGGCTTACTGTTATTTACAGGCCTGGTTACTGTAAGTCATGCTCAAGGTTATAATTAAAAGTCTGGGTTAGGGTAAGCAAATATGAATGTACACCCTCTTCTTGTAAGCAACACCTATTCACACTTTTTAATTGCGACAGTCCTGAGACAGATGAACTCACCCAGTGGTCTCTGTTTTTGTGACATCTGTGGGCTGAGCTGGTTGTGATTAGTTTGAATTTGGTGAACTTCGCATGTGGAGAGGATAGTTTGGATTGGATTAGGCTGCATTGGTATGTTCAAATAGATCATATTCATCCCCCACAGTGGGCAGATAAGTGTAGGAGAGGCGACTGCCTGGTTTTGTGTGATGCTATGCTGCAGCCTGCTGGCATGAAAAGGGAGTGCTTCAAAATGAGAGCTCTTGGGTGCATCTCAACAGTGTAGGGTGGCTTCCTCTTCTCATTCCCCTGCCTTCACATTCACTGATGTGATGGAGCAATTTAGAGAAAATTCTGTGAATATCTTATCCATCATACTGCCTTCACCTAGCGTAGTgttttcagatcagtgcagacGATGAAGAGGAGACTGTTAAGAGGAAGCCACGTGGCAGAATTGTGATGCACCCAGCAACTGCCGAGATGAACAATGAAAGTGACTTTTAGATTAATGATGGACACCCCAAGCAAAGTGTCCAGAGGTGGAAAAAAGTCCTCAAATTtcatacctgagtaaaagtaaagataccttaatataaaacgactcaagtgaaagtaacccagtaaaatactacttgagtaaaagtcaaagtatcCAAtgttaaatgtacttaagtacagtggtggaaaaagtcatacattttcatacttgagtaaaagtacaaagttaaagtaaatgctatacataAAAGTCCTTATATtcagcaaaccagatggcacatttTCCTTTTGTACTACTTTTTTTTGACAGCTAGGGGCAACTCCAACACATAATTTACAAAGAaagcatttatgtttagtgagttcaccagatgtgaggcagtagggatgatcagggatgttctcttgataagtgtgtgaatttgacttttttctgtcctgctaaagcatttaaaatgtaactagtacttttgggtgtcaggcaaaatgcatggagtaaaagtacataattttctttaggaatgtagtgaagtaaaagttgtcaaaaaaataaatagtaaagcacagataccccaaaaaacgactaaAGTCGTACTTTAATTAATTTACACCACTGAAAGCGTCACCTGTGCAAAGGAGTACTACCAGTAAGTAAATTATTGTTGAATCATCTTTGACAGTTACACTGCACAGTCTACGAGAGATGCATCTTCGAACATGTTTAATAAGAATACAACGTCAGGCAGGACCATACAGCAGCAGGACAGAAGGATTTTGAACAGGCCCAAAACATACAACTGGTCCCTGAACACAGACCCATTGTTAACTGGGAAAAGACTAAACAAAAATCCAAAGCTATGACATGATGCTTCAATAACTACAGAACTCCATGATTTCTTACAACAGTCAAACGTATGCAATCACAGCTGAAAGGActagaaaataacattgtattggAGGTTGGGTAAACTCTTGGAAAGCATATCAATTATTTACAAGGACGTGGCTTATCCAGCTAAAGCACATTTTGGGAACAGGCCATTCTGCCATCCTACACTTTGTTTCTTTATAAAGGCAGAATACAAGTgaaagaagagtgggagaagAAGCAGATGACCCTGGTTAATGGCATTGGTCTGATTCTACTGAGCACGGTCTCGACTGAGCTAGATGATCTCATATTAAACAAAGGAAACATGTTGGCTCAGGGTTGTGGTTTGGTGCCAAACTGGAGAGCAAGCCTACTAGTATTACGAACAGATGCCTCGGAGTACAGTTGCCTAATCCAACACTAGTGCCTAGTACTTGATCAAATATAAGCCATGTTGTTTTGACAGTTTAATGAGCACTTCTAGCTGCACTGATTTATAGAACATCTGACAGTTAGGTACAGAGGACAAACACACCCAGACAGCTGTAGTCCTAACAAAAATCACAGGGAAACATTTCAATAGGGGTCTGACCAGATGAAAAACATGAATAAACCAGCTACTGACctgatgaacacaaccctggcctTCAGAGTAATACCATTAAAAAAACAGAACACTGGAGCTGGGGGAAACAGAGAAACATTAGAATGGCACGTTCTCTTACTGTATATTGTAGGTTTAACTAGTCAGTGGTGGTACCAAAAAAAATTCGCGGCCATTGTGTAGTGCTGCCTGTAATAATACAATATTTCTTGGGGCTGCTAGGCTCTCGAGTGGGCTTCAGCACATTTCTTACCCCTCCCAGGAGACACCCATGACTACACTACTGAGGAGATAACTAGCATTGCATGATAAGTGTACCAGGGGAGgcccaggaccaagtttgggaaaccctgcacaGGCTAATGACAGGGGAAGTCAGATAAGACCGAAAGTGAGCACACTGGGTTTACATTAACACAGATTCTGCTGTGTATAAGTTTGAGAAACCGTATGTATATGTTGGTCTAAGGTATAGTACTGCTAACCACTCAGGCATATAGGTCTGGGGAACACAGAAATCCCTCGACAACTGGTGCCGAGTCCGTACTCTAACCAAACAGTAACCATAAATTAACCAAGAGACTTTTAAAAATGGTAGAGACCAATCCCCATCCCACATTGCATAGCTTTCAATGTCAATGTTGAATACCATTTACTTATGCATATCAATTGCTTACCCCAGTACATTTTCTGGGTATGGGTGGAGGGGAATTTAAGGTATCCTGCAATAATAAAAAAAGGCCATGACGTATTTTTTTAAAGGAACAAAGCTCAAAATCTGAAgaggaacatgggggggggggggggggggagatatagAACCGTATTCACAGATTTGGTCTAAGTAAACATGAATATATTAACACCAGCCATATTGTTTCCTCTGCCAAGAGTATGGCAGAGGAACAGTCTCTCAACTATATTAAAATCTCAAATCACATTAGCGCAACTCATTTTGAACAACTTATTATAAAGCGTTATGTACGCATGCTCAACACTGTCCACTTTGTCCTCTGACGAAATGACAAAGAAAGAAAAACGCACACATGCCCACCACATCCATCTGCAGAGAATCAGAGCCTTGGACTTGAGCCTTGTTCATAatggcagtttgaagtgactcaaatccaTTTAGTTTTTTGTATATCTGATTTGAAAAGTTTTTCTTCTAAAGTTTGAACAGCCCAGAAGCACAGaagccacatttcaaaccacATTCATAGGTGGTTTCAAATCAACTACAAATCTGATTCCGGGCCATGCGACTTGTCTGAATGGTCAAATCTGATGTACTTGCCCtcttgtattattattatttttaacacttatttggtaTGTCTTGTTGCTTGCCAACTTTGACAAGAacatgtagctaactagcttaaTGGTTTACAAACAAATTAGTAAAATGTGCTAGaatgctacctagctagctagttgactgctgggGCTAGCCAAAAAGGACTCGTTTTGAAAGTTGGGTCATCTTATCCTTTGAGCTtttaaaaaaaagtgattttgaacattcaaagcaactgggaaatGTTCATGGCAGGCATTGGtgtcaccttagcttgctacaCAACTTCTGAGTGACAGGAAGCATGAGCACCACCAACAAAATCCGCCTACACCACTGCTCACGCACCCGTTGTCATAGTAACAACTTgcgtagccatgtcagcaaatgactgtGGTCTGAACACACAAATCtgatttggtcacttgtaacttgctgtttggacagtccGTACTCCAAAACAGATTTGAGCActaaggcctgcagtgtgaacaaggcttaatTCTTCTCTTATCTCAGTGGAATGAGGGTCCAAACAACGTTAAGTCAGTAAAAACTCAATTCTGGAAACTTTCAACATACAGTTATGTGGACCCATTTAAAAAATGTCAGACAAATCTTTAGTGTTAAATAAAAATGGCCCTCATTGCTGGGGTGGGAGAATGCTGGATTTGACCAATGAGGAACTATACAAATTAAGGAAATCAGAGAACTGGAAGCTGCATTCAAGCATGTCTTTAGCCAACCATGCAGTTTGTGTAGGTCAAATAAGAACATCAGTTTCTCAAATAAAATAATGCGGATGAATTCAGTGCTGTGTAGAATGCAACTATTTAGCCAAATGCAAGATAGAGGACTTCTCTGCTTCAAGGCAGACATTTTGAATACACCCGAAAATGAAAAGGAGGAAAAACGAAGTGCAAAGCCATGAGACTGAACCCCAATTCTAAACAATACAAAATTACCATTCATTTCAAAATGACATTTTGTCACATATGCTGGATAGGTGCAGGGAACAGTGTTGACCAGGGGAAGCCATATTAGTACTGCGTCCCTGGAGCAAgtgggggttaagtgccttgcttaagggcaccgacagatttttcacctcatGTGCCCAGTTATttgagcaacctttcagttacttgaccaacgctctaaccactaggcaacctgccacctTTATCAGTGGATTTGGTGGTACTGGGCTCCTCTCAACAGACATTCAATTCCTGGAGTTGCACATTACCAGGATCATGTCATTTGGCACCAAACTTGTCCAATTCTAGAGGTTTGAAAAAGTAACATATTGGCAGAAAGAGCATAATAGACAGGAGAGCCACCCAGTCATTCAAACTGCAATGGAAAACACCCAAAGCAGTGTTTGGAAAAATCACTTGGCTCTTTTTGATGAAGTAACCGTGGCACTCCTTAACGTCAGTGGTTCATGTTTGCTCCACACTAAAATACAAGCAAGGCCTCTGCCGGCCAGGTCACTAGTCCTAGTGAAAAGTTACATTTGGATGGATACTTGCGACAGCGACTTTACCGAGTGATGAGCAATGCGAGAGTGAACAACGTGTTGTGTGATTAGAGGTCAGTGGCCCTTCGTGATCTTGTTGGACGACGTCATGGACGAGCTGGCAGAGGCTATGAAGAAGTTGTCCTTTTTGAGTTTGAGGTGTTCAGGAAGGTCCAGCTTTATTTTGGCCTCCTCAATGTCATGGTTGATCGCTGCTATAAGGGCATCTGCAAACACAGAGAAGGGGTGAGAATGTGTGGCCTTAAGTCTGAGGATGGCTGTGTGTGTACAAGGATGgaggagcgtgtgtgtgtacaccagTACTCACTCTTACCAAGTGAGTCATAGCTCCTCTCTGGACGGATGTATCCCACCAGGACTACACTGAGGATCTGGCCATAGAAATCTTCTTTAAACGTGTGGATCACATGAGTCTCCTGTAATACACGTCAAATCAATAAAATGTCAACAATCAACCACAAGCCACAAACATGGGTAACACCTTATCCGAACCAGGGTGAAGTCTGGTTGATAGTGGTCGAGGGTCTAAAATGAAATAACccaaatttcaaatcaaagtgtattagtcacatgcgacGACTACAataggtgaaatgcttacttacaagcccttaaaccaacaatgtagtttaaaaaaattttttgaaGTGTGAAGtaattaaagaacagcagtaaaataacaatagcgagactatagacaggggggtaccggtacagagtcaatgtgtgggaacaccggttagttgaggtaatatgtacatgtaggtagagttattaaagtgactatgcatagatcataaacagagtagcagtagtgtaaaagaggggagggcaatgcaaatagtctgggtagcatttgattagatgttcaggagtcttacggcttggggatagaagcctcttggacctagacttggcgatccggtaccgcttgccgtgcagtagcagagagaacagtctatgactagggtggctggagtctttgacaatttttagggccttcctctgacaccgccttgtatagaggtcctgcatggcaggaagcttggccccagtgatgtactgggccgtacgcactaccctctgtagtgccttgcggtcggtggccgagcagttgccataccaggcagtgatgcaaaccgtgacaggatgctctcaatggtgcagctgtattcaAATACTGTTAGTATAACATGATCTGTTAGACACACTACAACAAAATGCACATAGCAAAATTTCTCATTTGAGAATTTCTCAATTCTATGGACAAGCAACACCTCAATAAATAGACATTCAATAGCAGTCAGTAACAAAATCATTCTCAACCTTTAAAACAGGGtaccccccttttttttttttttacagttcagACCTCTGGTAGTTAAGTCTTACTACATTGCAGGGCCTATGCTTCTTACCTCAACGGAACTAGATGAACAAGCACAATCCTTGCGCTTGCCTTGAGTGCGTGCGCTTTTGGAGAGGTAGTTCCAATGCTAGAGCGGTCGGTATTTAGTGCAGTGGTGGGCAACGGAAAGCAGGCTTTGCCAGATGACGTTTCTTCACACGAGACTGAGGAAACCCTAGAATTTCCTTATACAGtgacttcggaaagtattcaaaccccttgactttccacattttgttatgttagtcttattttaaaatgtagtaaatattataccccataatgacaattgattttaaaaaatacaataatatcatatttacataagtatttagactctttcctcagtactttgttgaatcaccatCGCCAGCAagtacagcatcaagtcttcttgggtatgacaagcttggcacatctgtatttgcggagtttctctcattcttctctgcagatcctctcaagctttcaggttggatgggtagctTGTTGCACAATgaatcaggtctctccagagatgttcgatcaggttcaagtcaaggctctggctgggccatgcAAGGACAGTGcctttttaggtgccttttggcaaactccaagcgagctgtcctgtgccttttactgaggacttgcttccgtctggctactctaccataaaaggtctgaatggtggagtgttgcagagatggttgtcctcctggaaggaaatctggagcactgtcagagtgaccatcgacgctgcagacattttttggttccccatctccagatctgtgcctcgacacaatcctgtatcaGAACGCTACGGAAATTTCCTTTGACTTCATTGCTTGGTTTATTCTGATATAACGGTCCCACAGTTCAGTGCATATAGACAAGCg contains these protein-coding regions:
- the LOC109895681 gene encoding riboflavin kinase-like is translated as MKNLPYFCRGEVVRGFGRGSKELGILTANFTDSVVELLPGDISTGIYYGWACVDNGDIHKMVMSIGCNPYYNNAKKSMETHVIHTFKEDFYGQILSVVLVGYIRPERSYDSLDALIAAINHDIEEAKIKLDLPEHLKLKKDNFFIASASSSMTSSNKITKGH